The Chryseolinea soli nucleotide sequence TAAAGCGAGCCTATTTCATCTTTGTTTCAAAGTGCTGATGTATTATATCCTGGAGAAGTTGAACCTTGACGGGTATCACGAGAATGCAGCGAACCTCTACCGCGTGTCGCTACATCAAAGCGTCGGATAACGCATTTCCCTGGGCTGCAGCAAGACTGCGCCTAGCGAATGAGTTGTAAAACAACTGTCGAAATAAGAAAATGCAATACAACGCAAACAGAACTTTCTATAAATACCAAAAAAAACAGTTTCAAGAATACGGATCTCAAACAAAGAGATGATCTTTTTAAACCGCTGATTTTTTGCAATACCCTAGAGAACAATAAATAAAATTTCAGAACAAAAATTTTTTACAATTTTCAGCGTTTGGAGTTAACCGGGAATTATCCCGTTGAGGCTATCCGTAATTATCCGGTAAAATTAATCCATTGCACAGAACATATTAACAACTAACTTTACCCCAAAATTTTTTCTGATATCTGTTATGAAAACCATCCCCCTGTTACTCCTCCTCTTTGTCGTTTTTTCATCCTGCGAAAACCACGAAACGGCTGAATTACCCGAAAATGCTTCCGTTAAAGTGCTTTCCATCGATTTGCCGACCAAAACGGTTTCGCTGATCGCCACCCAGCCCACCGACGGTATTGAAGGTACCTGGTCTGTTGTCTCGCAAAATCAGGACCCTGGATCGTTCTCCAGCCTTTCAGATCCGTTGGCGAATTTTACAGGCAACGTCGCGGAGCATTATGTACTCCGGTGGACATTGTCGAATGGCCCCTCGGAAATCTCCGCCGATGTTGAGTTTACGATCGGTGAAGGCTTTGCGATTTATGAATTGGTTGACGCCCATGTGCCCTTGTCCGATATGGTAAAGTTTGTTCCTATGGAGCAATTGGTGCACTGGGGCTTTTCAGGTAAAGATTTGTACGAGGCCGGTGCACCCATTCACGATCTCCTCATTTCCGGCGTGCCGGCCCATGATCTCCTGGTTCTCGGCATAGCGCCGTACACACTTTTTCAAGCCGGCGCCTCGGTGGCAGACATCCTGGAATACGACCGGGCCAACATCAAGGTGTTGATGCAAGCCGGCCTGACCCTGGAACAATTGTCCGACGGTGGTGCGCTGGTGAATGAGCTCAGAGGATTGGGCATATCCGACAGTCAACTGCAGGTTATCAACGCGATCGGATCGCTGACGGATATTGATGGAAACACTTATGCCTGGGTGAAGATCGGCAAGCAGCGATGGATGGCCGAAAATCTCAAGACCACAAAGTATGCCGATGGCACGCCCTTACCCGAATTGTCGATCGGCGATTCTCACCTGTCGCTCTTTGGAAAAATGTATACCGTCGGTGGTGCAGGCCGGGGCGATGTGAGCAGCACAAATCCAAGTGGTGTACGGGGCGTATGCCCCAATGGCTGGCATTTGCCGAGTGAGGCGGAGTTCCAAGAAATGCTCCAGACGTTGCACGACAACCTTCCCGTGAAATTGAAAACGAAAGCCGGCGACCCCGACGACCTGTGGGACCCCGGTCCCTTGCCCGGAAATGATTTGAGTGCTTTCAATGCAAAACCGGGTGGCCAGGGTACATGGAATAGCAGCAACACGCTGGAGTGGGATCAGGTTTACTCAGCGGCAAATTTTTGGATGGCCGATCCGCAAATGGGCGTGGGCGATGGCCACTATGCCCCGGGCGTCTGCACCATTCCTAACGATACCGATTATGTATTCCTATACGGAACAACCCGCTCCACGGCAAGCGTTCGCTGCGTGAAGGACTAGGTCGACGGTCGCAAAGGACGCATGGGCGATTGAACGCATGACTTCATTTTGATTCAAGTTTCAGAAAGGTGCTTTGTGTATACAAAGCACCTTTCCTTCTTTTGGGATTACACCTTGGTGTATTTGAACGCCGCAGAATCCAACTTTTTTACGATCTTTAACATCTCCCAGTTAAACCCCATCCTATGTTAAAGAACCTCATCCTCATCGCCTGGCGCAACATCCGTAAGGACAAAACCTACAGCGCCATCAATATTCTGGGGCTCACGATCGGCATCACCTGCAGTATGTTCCTGCTGATGTATATACTGGATGAGTTGAGCTTCGACCGGTATCACGCCAACGCAACGAACATCTACCGCGTAGTATCCAACATCAAAGAGCCCGACAACGCGTTTACCTGGGCCGTGGCGCAACAACCTTTAGCACCGGAGCTGCGCGATAACTATCCCGAAGTAAAAAATGCCGTACGCTTCGATGGGCTCGGGCCAAAACCGATGTTCAAAAACGGTGACAAGTCGTTCTATGAAAACAACTTCTACCTGGCCGACTCCACTGTGTTTGACATGTTCACCTACCCCTTCATCGCCGGCGACCCCAACACGGCCCTGGACCAGCCCTTCTCCATCGTGCTGACCGAAAAACTTGCCATAAAATACTTCGGAACCGACAATGCCATAGGGCAAACGCTGGTGAACCAGAACAACGAAACGTTCAAAGTAACGGGCGTGATGAAAGATGTTCCCCTGAACTCGCATTTTATTTTCGACGCGCTCGTCTCGGCGAACACGCGAAAAGAAAACACCTCTTGGGGAAACTTTGGCGTGTTCACCTACATTCAATTACCCGAAGGCTATGACATCGACAAGATGTACGCCAGCCTCAACAAGATCTTAAAAGAAAAAGTCGACATCATCTTCACGCAATACAACATCAGCGTCAAGTACGAATTGCAGCCCATCACCGACATTCATCTTCATTCCAAGATCCAGGACGAGGCCGAGGGCGGCGGCGATATTTCGTACATCTACATCTTCTCGGCCGTAGCCGCATTCATGCTCATCATTGCCTCCATCAACTATATGAACCTGGCCACGGCACGTTCCGCCAGTCGTGCAAAAGAAGTGGGCATCCGGAAAGTGATGGGGTCTATGCGCCGGCAACTCATTGCGCAGTTCATCACCGAGTCGGTGGTAATCACGCTTCTTGCCTTGGTCGCCAGCCTGATATTGATCTATGCTTTGCTGCCGCTCTTCAATGAGCTCTCCAATAAACAACTTCCGTTCAGTTATATTTTACAGGCCCCCGTACTGTTGAGTTTGATCGGCATCGTGCTGGTGATTGGAATTATCGGAGGTAGTTATCCTGCGTTGTATCTA carries:
- a CDS encoding FISUMP domain-containing protein, encoding MKTIPLLLLLFVVFSSCENHETAELPENASVKVLSIDLPTKTVSLIATQPTDGIEGTWSVVSQNQDPGSFSSLSDPLANFTGNVAEHYVLRWTLSNGPSEISADVEFTIGEGFAIYELVDAHVPLSDMVKFVPMEQLVHWGFSGKDLYEAGAPIHDLLISGVPAHDLLVLGIAPYTLFQAGASVADILEYDRANIKVLMQAGLTLEQLSDGGALVNELRGLGISDSQLQVINAIGSLTDIDGNTYAWVKIGKQRWMAENLKTTKYADGTPLPELSIGDSHLSLFGKMYTVGGAGRGDVSSTNPSGVRGVCPNGWHLPSEAEFQEMLQTLHDNLPVKLKTKAGDPDDLWDPGPLPGNDLSAFNAKPGGQGTWNSSNTLEWDQVYSAANFWMADPQMGVGDGHYAPGVCTIPNDTDYVFLYGTTRSTASVRCVKD